Within the Candidatus Edwardsbacteria bacterium genome, the region GGGGACATCAGCCTGCGGGGCTCCATCGTCGACATCGCCAGCTTCAGCGACGACGGGCCGGTCAGATTAGAATTGGACGACGACATCCTGGTCTCGCTGCGCCGCTTCAGCCTGCTGGACCAGCGCTCTACCGAAAAATTGGAGAAGGCAACTATATTGCCCCGTTTGGAGACCTCCCAAAGGACCGCCCTGCTGCTGGAACATCTGCCGGAGAACTGTCTGGTGATGATGGACGAGCCGGGGGAGATCAGCTCCGAATGGGCCGAGCTGTCCGAGGAATATCACGACATGGTCAACGACCAGCGTTTCGCCTCCGGGGAGCAATTCCGGCGGGGGCTGGCAAATTTCAGCCGCCTGCTGGTGACCTCCGGGGCGGGCTTCGGGATGTCCGAGGAGCGATCGCCGGAGGAGATCGTCCGCATCGGTATCCAGCCGGTGGAGCCGTTCATGTCCAACCTGGACCTGCTGGGGGCCAGGATAGAAAAGCTGCACCAGGACAATTTTCAGATCTTTTTATTGTGCGACAACCAGGGACAGCAGGAGCGCCTGAATGAGATCATCGACGGCCAAAGCAGATCGCGGGTCAGGGAGATCACAGTAGCCGGCCTGCACAGCGGCTTCATCTTTCCCGAGGCATCTTTATGCGCCGTCACCGAGCGGGAGATCTTCGCCCGGGAGAAACGGAGAAGGGCCAGGCGGTTCTTCAAGGGGGGCGGGGCCATCCGCAGCCTGGAGGCCCTGAGGAAAGGCGATTTCATGGTGCACGTGGATCACGGCATCTGCCAGTATCGGGGCCTGAGCAATCTTAACATCGAGGGCCATCAGACCGAATGTCTGCTGCTGATCTTCCGCGACAACGACAAGCTGTACCTGCCGGTGGACCAACTGAAAAGGGTCCAAAAATATTCGGCCGAGGAGGGGCAGCACCCCAATCTCTCCAAGCTGGGCTCGGCGGCCTGGGGAGAGACCAAGGCCCGGGCCAAGCGCTCGGCCCATGACATGGCCAAGGAGCTGCTGGCCCTGTATGCGGCCCGCAAATCCCAGCCGGGGATAAGATTCTCGCCCGACACCCTGTGGCAGAAGGAGCTGGAGGCATCCTTCATCTATCAGGAGACGCCCGACCAGCTGCGGGCCATAGAGGAGATCAAAACCGACATGGAGAGCGACAAGCCCATGGACCGGCTGCTGTGCGGCGACGTGGGCTACGGCAAGACCGAGGTGGCCATCCGAGCGGCCTTCAAGGCGGTGATGGACGGCCATCAGGCGGCGGTGCTGGTGCCCACCACGGTGCTGGCCGAACAGCACTACCAGACCTTCCGGGAGCGGCTGGCCGATTATCCGGTGAAGGTGGAGATGCTGTCCCGCTTTCGCAAGCACGGCGACCAGAAGATCGTCATCAAAGCCATAGCCGCCGGGGAGGTGGACATTGTCATCGGCACCCACCGCCTGATCCAGAAGGATGTCGAATTCAAGAAACTGGGCCTGCTGGTGGTGGATGAGGAACAGCGCTTCGGGGTGGCCCACAAGGAGAAGCTCAAGCAGTTGTTCAAAGCGGTGGACGTGCTGACCATGACCGCCACCCCCATCCCCCGCACCCTGCATATGTCATTATTGGGCGCCCGGGATATCTCCAACATCGAGACCCCGCCCAAGGACCGGCTGGCGGTGATCACCGAGGTGGTTCTGTGGAACGCCCAGAAGATCAAAGAGGCCATCCTGCGGGAGGTGGACCGGGGCGGCCAGGTGTTCTTCCTGCACAATCGAGTGCAGTCCATCACTGCCATGACCGCCTACATCGCCAGCCTGGTGCCCGGCGCTGAGGTGGCCTTTGCCCACGGCCAGATGGAGGAACGGGAACTGGAGCGGGTGATGCTGGCCTTTACCGCCAAGCGCTATGACGTGCTGGTGACCACCACCATCATCGAATCGGGACTGGACATGCCCAACGTCAATACCATCATCATCAACCGGGCCGATAAGTTCGGCCTGGCCCAGCTGTATCAGCTGCGGGGGCGGGTGGGGCGCTCCAACAAGCGGGCCTTTGCCTACCTGATAATACCCAAGGGCGGACGGATAAACGAGGTGGCCCGCAAGCGGCTGCGGGT harbors:
- the mfd gene encoding transcription-repair coupling factor, translated to MIWDKFSKAVYQSPSFDKLFKLYSSEQKLFGLTGPCEAGKSVIASGLYAKRSRTLLWITPSDDEAERQRDNLSVLLGPENIRWWAAWDILPGDEKEPDVELVGSRMECLQALSSKQPALILASARSVIQRTINPAEFGQRRIDLSIGMKLDREELLARLIDSGYERQPVVSGIGDISLRGSIVDIASFSDDGPVRLELDDDILVSLRRFSLLDQRSTEKLEKATILPRLETSQRTALLLEHLPENCLVMMDEPGEISSEWAELSEEYHDMVNDQRFASGEQFRRGLANFSRLLVTSGAGFGMSEERSPEEIVRIGIQPVEPFMSNLDLLGARIEKLHQDNFQIFLLCDNQGQQERLNEIIDGQSRSRVREITVAGLHSGFIFPEASLCAVTEREIFAREKRRRARRFFKGGGAIRSLEALRKGDFMVHVDHGICQYRGLSNLNIEGHQTECLLLIFRDNDKLYLPVDQLKRVQKYSAEEGQHPNLSKLGSAAWGETKARAKRSAHDMAKELLALYAARKSQPGIRFSPDTLWQKELEASFIYQETPDQLRAIEEIKTDMESDKPMDRLLCGDVGYGKTEVAIRAAFKAVMDGHQAAVLVPTTVLAEQHYQTFRERLADYPVKVEMLSRFRKHGDQKIVIKAIAAGEVDIVIGTHRLIQKDVEFKKLGLLVVDEEQRFGVAHKEKLKQLFKAVDVLTMTATPIPRTLHMSLLGARDISNIETPPKDRLAVITEVVLWNAQKIKEAILREVDRGGQVFFLHNRVQSITAMTAYIASLVPGAEVAFAHGQMEERELERVMLAFTAKRYDVLVTTTIIESGLDMPNVNTIIINRADKFGLAQLYQLRGRVGRSNKRAFAYLIIPKGGRINEVARKRLRVIEELSELGSGFQLALRDLEIRGAGNLLGREQHGNMIAVGFELYCQLLEEAVRELKGLPAVPQIDVKVEIPGRALIPQDYVEDPNERINLYRQLNKIGDMEKFDRIYEEMSDRFGAPPEEVGHLIDAARLRLGAASLGAARIKWEGS